A section of the Streptomyces sp. CG1 genome encodes:
- a CDS encoding phosphotransferase family protein: MGASSVPRDVPGARAGRALPDAVCRAFVAQAAARGRSSGGFHHQNHVLPLTEPMARLLGREPGTVVTVRLPRAHVLPVVIRTWRSEAEILRAVRGVLPDVPECLAEGTGFAIHSHVDGVPLSSVCPVGKPVDGLLIGALADLLARTAQVRRAALPPLPSPWPRNHTDSQGFLQTLARLADQQIRKPNWRRFGGLFAALGIPEDALARLAERIPAMSRRPYSLLHADLHRDNVIMPYGDDAPPVCVDWELAGYGDPLHDLAVHLVRMRYPDHQWDEVVAAWVRAMGAVRPAAVGGVGRDLRHYVAFERAQSVYPDVIRAAQSLEESFDQKSLDEATARVHRAVLAAAEPLRLGRVPGREEIERILFRWRASLGPGTGAVTPAHGGACRTPIAHAIDWTPDRRVPEHPDFPHSAVAGALILEGAAPAHRVFKGTAHLTSVLQVPGTPFPVVVRRKVTHVTRRERSFLSEHGVLRAIERSGAGVAAPRVLALGESHSKDLSGIRTYSGDRFAIHTYEGPPDVRRRPEHPVHGLLPHEADGLVDQLAALTGVDYTLVDPVGGRPGFYAWLSDQLVALVAGLPKESQQVARFLGLPDAARLREILARHEVTDRAAALLHGDLNPWNLVRRDGPPALTLIDWELAVVGDPLYELVRHMHLTPTRPEIRDRMFRRWERRLPARCTENWREDWRVYRWIEIVRSAYVDLDRLVTGASLDAPNVRRAVESYAMTLASATASLGLSSRHRTDPCLTRALVRPTRPDTP, translated from the coding sequence AGCCCATGGCCCGGCTGCTCGGCCGGGAGCCCGGCACCGTCGTGACCGTGCGGCTGCCGCGGGCGCATGTCCTCCCGGTGGTGATCCGGACCTGGCGGAGCGAGGCGGAGATCCTGCGGGCCGTCAGGGGCGTGCTGCCCGACGTGCCCGAGTGCCTGGCCGAGGGAACCGGCTTCGCCATCCACAGCCATGTGGACGGTGTACCGCTCTCCAGCGTCTGCCCCGTCGGCAAACCGGTCGACGGCCTGCTGATCGGGGCGCTCGCCGACCTGCTCGCCCGGACGGCCCAGGTACGCCGCGCCGCGCTGCCGCCCCTGCCGTCCCCGTGGCCCCGCAACCACACCGACAGCCAGGGCTTCCTGCAGACCCTGGCCCGCCTGGCCGACCAGCAGATCCGCAAGCCCAACTGGCGCCGTTTCGGGGGTCTGTTCGCCGCTCTCGGCATCCCCGAGGACGCCCTGGCCCGGCTGGCCGAGCGTATCCCCGCCATGTCCCGCCGCCCCTACAGCCTGCTCCACGCCGACCTGCACCGCGACAACGTGATCATGCCGTACGGCGATGACGCGCCCCCGGTCTGCGTGGACTGGGAGCTGGCTGGCTACGGCGACCCGCTGCACGACCTCGCCGTCCACCTGGTCCGGATGCGCTACCCGGACCATCAGTGGGACGAGGTCGTCGCGGCGTGGGTGCGCGCCATGGGCGCGGTGCGGCCGGCCGCGGTGGGCGGCGTGGGCCGGGATCTGCGCCATTACGTCGCCTTCGAACGGGCCCAGTCCGTCTACCCCGACGTCATCCGGGCCGCGCAGTCGCTCGAGGAGTCCTTCGACCAGAAGAGCCTGGACGAGGCGACGGCACGGGTGCACCGGGCCGTGCTGGCGGCGGCCGAGCCGCTGCGGCTCGGCCGGGTGCCGGGGCGGGAGGAGATCGAGCGGATCCTGTTCCGCTGGCGGGCCTCCCTGGGGCCCGGCACCGGCGCCGTGACGCCGGCCCACGGCGGGGCGTGCCGGACTCCGATCGCCCATGCCATCGACTGGACGCCGGACCGGCGCGTGCCGGAACACCCGGACTTCCCCCACTCAGCCGTCGCCGGCGCCCTGATCCTGGAGGGCGCGGCCCCGGCCCACCGGGTGTTCAAGGGCACCGCACACCTCACCTCGGTACTGCAGGTCCCCGGCACCCCGTTCCCGGTCGTCGTACGCCGCAAGGTCACCCACGTCACCCGGCGCGAACGCAGCTTCCTCAGCGAGCACGGCGTACTCCGGGCCATCGAGCGGTCCGGGGCCGGGGTGGCCGCGCCGCGGGTGCTGGCGCTGGGCGAGAGCCACTCGAAGGACCTCTCCGGCATCCGGACCTACTCCGGGGACCGCTTCGCCATCCACACCTACGAGGGCCCGCCCGACGTCCGCCGCCGGCCCGAGCACCCGGTGCACGGGCTGCTCCCGCACGAGGCGGACGGCCTGGTCGACCAGCTGGCCGCGCTGACCGGGGTCGACTACACCCTGGTCGACCCGGTGGGCGGCCGGCCCGGCTTCTACGCCTGGCTGAGCGACCAGCTGGTGGCCCTGGTGGCCGGACTGCCCAAGGAGTCCCAGCAGGTGGCCCGCTTCCTCGGCCTGCCCGACGCGGCCCGGCTGCGCGAGATCCTCGCCCGGCACGAGGTCACCGACCGGGCCGCGGCCCTGCTGCACGGCGACCTCAACCCCTGGAACCTGGTGCGCCGCGACGGCCCGCCGGCGCTGACCCTCATCGACTGGGAGCTGGCCGTGGTCGGCGACCCGCTGTACGAGCTGGTCCGGCACATGCATCTGACCCCGACCCGGCCGGAGATCCGCGACCGTATGTTCCGGCGCTGGGAGCGCCGGCTGCCCGCCCGCTGCACCGAGAACTGGCGGGAGGACTGGCGGGTGTACCGGTGGATCGAGATCGTCCGCTCCGCCTACGTCGACCTGGACCGGCTGGTCACCGGCGCGAGCCTGGACGCCCCCAACGTGCGCCGCGCGGTGGAGTCGTACGCGATGACCCTGGCGTCGGCCACCGCCTCCCTGGGCCTGTCGTCCCGGCACCGGACCGACCCGTGCCTCACCCGCGCCCTGGTCCGGCCCACCCGCCCGGACACGCCCTAG